CTACCAAAGACCAGCTCCAAATCCAGAGGAGTTCCCACCACCCAGACCAAACCCGCAGTAAGGGACGCCCATCTAATACAGCACTGAGGATTTGGCTGACCATATGTGCGTGGAGCAGCACTCCTGGCATTTGATTGTCTAAATTAGTTCCATAGGGCGTATCCCAGTAATCGGGGAAATCTCCCTTTGCGGTCACGCCAACGAGGACAATCTTATCTTTGATCGCGCTTTTGTCAATCTGATTAGATAAAAACTCCGTTAGCGTCAACTGTTGGGCAATCTTTTTCGTGGAACGGTAGTTGAGTAAGATTTGACCACCATTAGCATCGATACCCTGATAGCCACTAGCGCGAGACGAAAGGCGATGAAATACAGTATTGCCCAGTTGCAAATTCTTTTGAGCAGTGAACTTTGGTTCAATTCCTAAAGGCAGCAGATAGCGGAATGCCACTTGCATGTTGAGTGCATGGGGTGTATAACATAAGGATGCTGCCTCCTGGGTCATGAACATCAGATGGCGTCGCACAACACTATCAGAATCGTGGATAAAGTCACTGAAACCTAGGCGTTTTTTGGGGATTTCTGGTGGGGGTGCAACACCTTTGGTATTTTCGATAGTATCACTTCCCTTGCATACACCAATCAAGTTATCAGTCTTCTGGAGACGGGAGATTAAATCTGGCGGTTCGGCTGGAAAATCACGGTAGATATCTAAGCCGATAGACCGGGGTTGATACTGCTCTAATTTTGTCAGCAGTGCTTTGAGAGATTTATCAGAAACTGAAGCACCTTTTAACACCTCGCCTTTTTGGCGTTGAAATGCGAGGTCATTATCGTCAATTGTGATCATCACCAGGCGTGGATCTGGTCCTTCGTCAGGACGCGATCGCATCATTTGGTCAAAGGCTTGAAATTCTGTACTTTGTAGCAGTCCCAAAAATCTGAATCCACAGACTACGGCCGTCACCACCAGACTAGAGAACAACGCTACCTTAAATTCGCAGCGGGGAGACACAGGTAAATTTTCCGTCTCTGGTTCCTTGGTATAAATTAACTCTTCCCAAGTTGGTGGGATCTGCGCCAAATTTTGGCAAATCACTGGTAACCAAGTTGCACAGGGAAATCTATGCTCAAGTCCTTGTAACCGCTCCCGTGCTTCCCGTACTGAGGTATATAAAGTTTGACCACCAGCAAAGCCCGTGAGAAAATACTTCAAAAACTCCTGAGCCACCAGGTCTGGGACAGGTTCGCGCATGATGATCATCTGGGGGATGTGCAAATCAGCCAGTTCTCGCGCCAGTCCCAAGCCATCACAGGAGTTGAAAATTGCCAGTTGTAAGCCCTGTTCAATGGCTTTTTTGAGGGCGTACTTTAACTCACTGATGGTGAAGCTATCAGTCTGATTCAGATAAATTCGCCCACTTTGATCATTCTCGTGACTAGAACTGTGTCCGGCGAAGAACAGAATATCCCAGTCTTTCCCCCACAGATGGTCAGTTAATTCCTGACGTTGTGGTTCTACCAAAAAACTGACATCCGCATTCTGGCAATTTTGCAGTAGATCTAAGTCCGCCTGGGTGTCAATCCCCTGACTATTACCTACTATTGCCAAAATATTCACTTTTTTTTTGGGAGTAGGTGGCTGATGAACGCGATCGTAGGTCGGCGAAGACAAAGCAATTTCTGCCTTCGGGTAGCGTTCTAGTAAGTCCCAAAGATGCCAAGGTAATCGCTGCAATTCACTATTTTCTGCTTGCAAAATCACCCGCACTTCGTCCGTGGGCAATAATCTCTCCAGCCATTTCTCTCGCAGGGGGCGAAACTCCTCTGCTCGCAGCCAGGTATTGAAACGTGCCCGCAAAATATGCGAGGTGTTGTGACAGTCTTGAGTCATAGACACATTTGTCACCTGCACATGGTCAGCATCCAAGCGATAACTTGTTCCCAACCGTCGATAATTAGATCGCCAGTGGCTATAGTACAAAGGCATTTCCGGACACGGAGGTAGCTTTCCCGTGATTTCTGTTGTGGGGCGATCGCCTTCTTCACCTATCTGTAAGGTAACAGCATAGCCTTCCTCAAAACTACCGACAGCGAATTTCAGCACTACTAACTTACCCATGACCATCACTATGCTCCAATTCAAAATTCAAAAAAATCCAGATGGAATTTTGCATTCTGAATTTTTGTTTCCCTCTGACTTTAAATATCCCTAATTACCCATACTAAGACAGCCAGAAAATCACTGCTTGATTTAAATCACAAACTGTTCTGTAATACTAATATCATTCAATGCCACCCTGACGCTAAAACGCTCCTTGGTCTCACCCCGAAACTGTAATTGAACATAGTTATCTGCACTTCTGGCTTGGGCGTCGAGAAATACTGCTCCTGATTCATCTAAAACTGTGAGTTGTAGTCCTTGGGGTAAGTATATTTGCTTACCTGTGGGATGTAACTGCAAGCGAATACTGGTTTTTTGGTCAACTTCGGGGGTGATTTCCACAATCAACATCATGGGTTGGTTGTCGATTTTGATACCCAAATCCAGCAATTTTGCCCGTCTGGTGCCTGCTTCTACCTGGTTGGGAGCTTGTTCGTCAGAAGTATCTCCACGACGGAACGCATAAGCTGGTCTGAGTTCTTGATAGTTCCATAAAGATTCAATAGTTTCCCAACCTGATTCAAATATACCAGCAAACCACTGACTTAAATTCACCCCAAGTTTAACTGGAGATTGCCGCAATTGTCCCAGATATTCGATGAATGCTTCTGGAGGTTGCAGTTGACTCAAAGGCAATTCTTCAGTGGCGACACTGGGAATAAAACCCAGTAGCTTTGCTTCTTT
The Gloeotrichia echinulata CP02 DNA segment above includes these coding regions:
- a CDS encoding CHASE2 domain-containing protein — its product is MGKLVVLKFAVGSFEEGYAVTLQIGEEGDRPTTEITGKLPPCPEMPLYYSHWRSNYRRLGTSYRLDADHVQVTNVSMTQDCHNTSHILRARFNTWLRAEEFRPLREKWLERLLPTDEVRVILQAENSELQRLPWHLWDLLERYPKAEIALSSPTYDRVHQPPTPKKKVNILAIVGNSQGIDTQADLDLLQNCQNADVSFLVEPQRQELTDHLWGKDWDILFFAGHSSSHENDQSGRIYLNQTDSFTISELKYALKKAIEQGLQLAIFNSCDGLGLARELADLHIPQMIIMREPVPDLVAQEFLKYFLTGFAGGQTLYTSVREARERLQGLEHRFPCATWLPVICQNLAQIPPTWEELIYTKEPETENLPVSPRCEFKVALFSSLVVTAVVCGFRFLGLLQSTEFQAFDQMMRSRPDEGPDPRLVMITIDDNDLAFQRQKGEVLKGASVSDKSLKALLTKLEQYQPRSIGLDIYRDFPAEPPDLISRLQKTDNLIGVCKGSDTIENTKGVAPPPEIPKKRLGFSDFIHDSDSVVRRHLMFMTQEAASLCYTPHALNMQVAFRYLLPLGIEPKFTAQKNLQLGNTVFHRLSSRASGYQGIDANGGQILLNYRSTKKIAQQLTLTEFLSNQIDKSAIKDKIVLVGVTAKGDFPDYWDTPYGTNLDNQMPGVLLHAHMVSQILSAVLDGRPLLRVWSGWWELLWIWSWSLVGGVLAWRLSSLLRLILAISVTSGVLYLFCFGLLISGAWVPFVPSTLSLLGTVGVTSIKNLKSQI
- a CDS encoding DUF1822 family protein produces the protein MTNTTYRLEDYAVPLPIAQAAYRKSQQFANQQATPKKAEQVRLNTIAVWVVNEYLQMMDIPTDLQASDSWNPVMRLCADVADLEISGVGRLECRPVQLTDHICSVPPETWEERIGYVVVQIDESLKEAKLLGFIPSVATEELPLSQLQPPEAFIEYLGQLRQSPVKLGVNLSQWFAGIFESGWETIESLWNYQELRPAYAFRRGDTSDEQAPNQVEAGTRRAKLLDLGIKIDNQPMMLIVEITPEVDQKTSIRLQLHPTGKQIYLPQGLQLTVLDESGAVFLDAQARSADNYVQLQFRGETKERFSVRVALNDISITEQFVI